GCAGGCCGTCATTGTCGAGATCGACCCAGGCCGCGCTGGTCGACCAGCCACTGCCCGCGGTTCCGGAGCTGTCGGTGATGTCGGTGAAGGTGCCGTTGCCGTTGTTGTGATATAGGCGATTGCCGCCATAGGCCGTCACGTAGAGATCTTCAAAGCCGTCATTGTCGAAGTCTCCCACTGCGACACCCATGCCGTAGCCGACGCCTTTGAGCCCAGAGCGCTCGGTGACATCCTCGAAGGTGCCGTCTTTTTTCTGGTGATAGAGGCGGTTCCAATCTTGGGGGCCGGACTTCTGCGGAATGGTGCCCTTTGTTGTTGGGTTGTCAAGGTGAGTTCCATTGACGAAGAAGATGTCAAGAAGGCCATCATTGTCGTAATCAAAGAACGCGACGCCAGAGCCCATCGTCTCGAGCAAATACTTTGTCGAGGTGTGAGAAGCGACGCCTTGAAATTGGACGCCGCTGCTTTGGCTGATATCTACAAATTTGCCGGGTATGGCGGGCGGATGTTGTGTGACAACGTGAGGAGGTGGTGAGGTCTGCCCGAAGACAACAGATGCAGTCAGGAAGCAGAGCGAAACCGCACTGCCGATGCATACGGATCGCGCAGCGAAAAGAATTGGGAATCGTGTTCTGAGTTTCCGGGCCTGAGATGAATCTGCTAAGGACACTGTTCGCTCTTTCTGCTTCTTTGATGTGCGATTTCGATCTATTATCTCGATCTATTTCTTTGACGATTGGACAAGACTCACCTGACAAAATCCCAGTCCTGGTCTACCTGTTTTCTTTCGCTTCGGGAGCAGGACACGACTGACTGCCGTCTTCCAACGCTGTGAGGGTATGGCGCACCTCCCCCATTCCAGGGCTGTAGACCAGCACAGTTCTGAGCGTGTCTTCTGCGGCTTCTTTAGATCCAAGCATGCACTGCGCCTTGGCGAGATTCTGTCCGAGGGCGGGGATGTCCGCGTTTTGACGGAAGGCTCGCTGCCACGAATTTGCAGCTGCCTGGAGGTTGCCCGCTCGAGCGAGGAGAGTACCTAGGTTCGTTGCGGCTGCCAGGTTCTCGGGCTCCTTTTTCAAGACATCCTGGTAATAGGTCTTGGCGTGAGCGTAATCCTGATTCAATTGGGCTATGATTCCGAGCGCGCGCAGCACTGCAGGATCCTCGGGATCAAATTTTTCCGCCGCAATGAGCATCTGCCATGCACGCGATCTTTCGGTAGTGAGTCCTTTAACCACAACGAGGTTGTAGTACGCCAGAGCGAGGTCGCGCGATTTGCTCGTGCTGGCTAGAATTGGAATCAGCTCCGGGGTCCGAGCCGGAACAGCTTCTAGATCGGGTTGGCCGGGATGCTGTCGGATGCGGTGATCGGTCCATGCTACATGGGGGATGTTCTGCGCTCCGGTTTTAGGCATATGGCAGCTGGTGCAGTCACGAGTTGCGACGTAGTGCTCGGCGACGTATTTGTCCTGAGTGTGACAAGTGAGACATTTGGCGCGATAGAAGTTGGTGCGCTCTTCAGCCGTTGGCGAAGCGTGAGGATTGTGACAGGTCATGCACGACATGCCGGGCCCGCTCACGATCCTGCACCTGCTGGACTGGAACTGCTCGATCTCGCTGACGGCGCGCTGGGTCGTGTTCTCGCCGGCATAGACGAAGTAGGACATGAAGGCGGTGAGATCGGCGCCCGGTTTGAAGTCGAGTACGGACCGGTCGCGGCGTTCGACACTTGTATCGCCTTCGAGATGACAGACACTGCAGATACTATCTCTCTTTACAGGCGAAAGCTTGACGGGGTTGACGACAGCGGTGCGTCCGCTGGAGGCAACATGTTCGCGGCTATCCCCGTGGCAGCTCTCGCAGGTTATGCCTACGTACTCGAAGGGCAGTCCGCGATAGAGATTGTCGGTTCCCTCTACCTGCTTGTTCACGCTGCTCATGTGGCAGCGCAGACAGCTTGGGTTAAGCGTGAGCGCTGCGGGGAGCTCCTGCGACCGCTGAAAGCCGGGCTTCATGGCGTAGCCTTTGAGTTTTGCGTAGTAGGCATTCGGACTTTCCAGCAGGTATCCGTTCTTCGAATAGAGGTAGGTCAAACCAAGGTGACCAGAGCCTAGGAAGTAATGAAGCCGCTCTTTGATTTCGATAGGAGGCGACGTGGGAAGGGTATAGTCAAGTGTATGGTGCGCCTGATTGCTTACTGTGTAAATGCCGCCGGATGGAGCGTGCCGAAACGATCCTGGGGTGAGTCGTTCGCCGGCTAGTCCGCTCGCGTTGGCCATAGGTGTCTTGAGGTAAGTCTTGAATATCGTACGGTGACATTGGCTACAGGCGGCGTCGGCGTCGCGCACTGGTGTAGCTGCCTTGTCCTGCGGTAACCCGCGCAGTGAGAATGCGGCAGCTAAGAAGAGCGGTAACGCCCGCAGCAATCTCCTTAGAAACATAAACTCACTTTCCATACAGCATGCTCGCCCAAGTCTTCAAACTGCGCTTCAAAAGTTGAACCACAGTTTGGGTAAAGGTTATCTCGACCTGAAAGCTAGAAGATGCAACGGCGTTTGTCAATAATGAGCAACGCTTTCGAGGCCAAAACGTATCTTGTATATTCACTCCATGGCTGTCCGAATGAAAGATGTTGCGCAAAGTCTCGGCGTCTCGATCGTGACGGTCTCAAAGGCGCTTAAGAACCATCCCGATATTGCGAAGGCAACACGCGAACGAGTGATGGCGAAGATCAAAGAGCTCAACTACCGGCCGAACCTGATGGCTAGGAGCCTGGTGACCGGGCGCAGTTCTCTCGTTGGTCTCATCGTGCCGGACCTAATTCACCCCTTCTTCTCCGAGATCGCGAAATCGCTCTCAAGTGCGCTGCGCAAGAAGGACTTCTTCCTGCTCGTAGCTTCCTCCGAGAGTGACGCTGTCCTCGAAGATGCCGAGATCGAGCATATGCTCGCTCACCGGCTGGATGCCCTGGTGGTAGCCACAACACAGTCGACCTCGGAGAAGTTGCGCAAGGTCAGCGAGAATGGGCCGCCGCTGATTCTTCTCGACCGCGACTTTCAGGATTTTCGCTCTAACTTCCTCGGATCGAACGACTACAAGGTTGGTGAGTTAGCAACGGAACATCTCATCGCCATCGGTCGCAAGAAGATCGCCCACATCCGAGGTCCGGAGAACAGGGTAGGGAAGAGCCGTTTCGAGGGATATCGAGATACTCTCGAGCGCCATGGGGTTGCCATCGATCCTCGGTATGTGATCGCACCGCTCGGCTCAGTCGATGTAGATGGCCGAACGCGAGGGGAGACGGCGATGAAAAACCTGCTAAGCCTGAAGATGCGTCCGGATGCGGTTTTCTGCTTCAATGACATGATCGCGTCCGGTGCCATAATGGCCGCTTTGGACGCCGGCCTAAAGATACCTCGTGATCTCGCAGTTATCGGTTGCGGAAACTATCACTACGATGAACTGCTTCGCGTCCCGCTTTCAACAATAGACCAGAGGATTGAGCCCCTAGGCCTTCGGACCGCGAAGATGATCTTCCGTCTCGTTGAAGCAGAAGGGCCGATTCGTCCCCAGCGCGTCATACTGGAGCCAGAGCTTGTGGTTAGAGAATCTTCCAGAGTTGTGAAGTAGGAAAGCAAAGTTCTCCAGAGTCTCGGGTCAATCCACATCTCATGCCGAGAGATGGTCGCGATTGATATGGTAAATGAATCCCGTGTGTGCTTAGACCAGAAAGATCTACAAACGTCTCAAGCCTCAGGTGGACATATTAAGGCGAGACACCGCAATCCGAAATGCGTACGCGATGTCGTTCGGCTTCTGTGTCGGCAGCTTCACAACCAGTTCGTTCGAGCTCCGCTCGAACGAACAAGGCTCTCCGACGCCGAGCATCTCGACTTTGCTGATCTCGCCTGGAAGCTCTTTCGATCCGCGAGCGAACGTC
This Tunturibacter gelidoferens DNA region includes the following protein-coding sequences:
- a CDS encoding cytochrome c3 family protein, producing the protein MFLRRLLRALPLFLAAAFSLRGLPQDKAATPVRDADAACSQCHRTIFKTYLKTPMANASGLAGERLTPGSFRHAPSGGIYTVSNQAHHTLDYTLPTSPPIEIKERLHYFLGSGHLGLTYLYSKNGYLLESPNAYYAKLKGYAMKPGFQRSQELPAALTLNPSCLRCHMSSVNKQVEGTDNLYRGLPFEYVGITCESCHGDSREHVASSGRTAVVNPVKLSPVKRDSICSVCHLEGDTSVERRDRSVLDFKPGADLTAFMSYFVYAGENTTQRAVSEIEQFQSSRCRIVSGPGMSCMTCHNPHASPTAEERTNFYRAKCLTCHTQDKYVAEHYVATRDCTSCHMPKTGAQNIPHVAWTDHRIRQHPGQPDLEAVPARTPELIPILASTSKSRDLALAYYNLVVVKGLTTERSRAWQMLIAAEKFDPEDPAVLRALGIIAQLNQDYAHAKTYYQDVLKKEPENLAAATNLGTLLARAGNLQAAANSWQRAFRQNADIPALGQNLAKAQCMLGSKEAAEDTLRTVLVYSPGMGEVRHTLTALEDGSQSCPAPEAKENR
- a CDS encoding LacI family DNA-binding transcriptional regulator, with the protein product MAVRMKDVAQSLGVSIVTVSKALKNHPDIAKATRERVMAKIKELNYRPNLMARSLVTGRSSLVGLIVPDLIHPFFSEIAKSLSSALRKKDFFLLVASSESDAVLEDAEIEHMLAHRLDALVVATTQSTSEKLRKVSENGPPLILLDRDFQDFRSNFLGSNDYKVGELATEHLIAIGRKKIAHIRGPENRVGKSRFEGYRDTLERHGVAIDPRYVIAPLGSVDVDGRTRGETAMKNLLSLKMRPDAVFCFNDMIASGAIMAALDAGLKIPRDLAVIGCGNYHYDELLRVPLSTIDQRIEPLGLRTAKMIFRLVEAEGPIRPQRVILEPELVVRESSRVVK